One part of the Sorangiineae bacterium MSr11954 genome encodes these proteins:
- a CDS encoding acyl carrier protein: protein MNEKIRRILKEHARLVTDVEQIGDDTDLYQAGMTSHASVNVMLALEAEFDIEFPDRMLKRSVFESIASMRTALEELTP from the coding sequence ATGAACGAAAAAATTCGCCGCATTCTCAAAGAACACGCACGCCTGGTCACCGACGTCGAACAAATCGGCGACGACACGGATCTTTATCAGGCGGGAATGACCTCCCACGCGAGCGTCAATGTCATGCTGGCCCTGGAGGCCGAGTTCGACATCGAGTTCCCCGACCGCATGCTCAAACGAAGCGTGTTCGAGAGCATCGCCTCCATGCGGACCGCCCTCGAGGAGCTTACGCCGTGA
- a CDS encoding DUF1839 family protein: protein MSRAAVLPHLDPATYQKHTLHADDRVWIEKNCYVDIWVELLHALGLEPRAVLPFALAIDFEGDQWTFFKPPHGELFDLYGVDVQELNPWRPLVEHAVTQLGAGKLISMEADAFWLPDTSGTDYRRQHTKTTIILADIDVERGKLGYFHNAGYHALEGEDFARLFRIGAAPDPTFMPLFVELVRIDRMVRRPRAELVAMSRALLAKHLARRPSDNPVIRFGQAFERELPRMQSEGLAFYHAWAFATVRQLGAAFELAAAYVRWLEGDGSRAGDDPPNDAPGAPALGAAAEAFDSISVAAKAFILKAARAVNGKRAFDAATPMAEMADAWQRGMDVLERYARHVSVSAP, encoded by the coding sequence ATGAGCCGCGCGGCGGTCCTTCCACATCTCGACCCCGCGACGTACCAAAAGCACACGCTGCACGCCGACGACCGCGTGTGGATCGAGAAAAATTGCTACGTTGACATATGGGTCGAGCTGCTCCATGCACTGGGCTTGGAGCCGCGCGCCGTCCTGCCGTTTGCGCTCGCCATCGATTTCGAGGGCGATCAATGGACGTTCTTCAAGCCCCCGCACGGGGAGCTGTTCGATCTGTATGGCGTCGACGTGCAGGAGCTCAATCCTTGGCGGCCGCTGGTCGAGCACGCCGTCACCCAGCTTGGCGCCGGAAAGTTGATCAGCATGGAGGCCGACGCCTTTTGGCTGCCCGACACCTCCGGCACCGACTACCGCCGCCAGCACACCAAGACGACGATCATCCTCGCCGACATCGACGTGGAGCGCGGCAAGCTCGGCTATTTTCACAACGCGGGCTACCACGCGCTCGAGGGCGAGGACTTCGCGCGCCTTTTCCGAATCGGCGCAGCCCCCGACCCCACGTTCATGCCGCTCTTCGTCGAGCTCGTTCGCATCGACCGGATGGTGCGGCGGCCGAGGGCCGAGCTCGTGGCCATGTCGCGCGCACTGCTCGCCAAGCACCTGGCGCGACGGCCCAGCGACAACCCCGTGATCCGTTTCGGCCAGGCGTTCGAGCGCGAGCTGCCGCGGATGCAGAGCGAGGGCCTGGCTTTTTACCACGCGTGGGCCTTCGCGACCGTGCGCCAGCTGGGCGCGGCCTTCGAGCTCGCCGCCGCGTATGTGCGCTGGCTCGAGGGCGATGGGTCGCGCGCAGGCGATGACCCGCCGAACGATGCCCCGGGCGCGCCGGCGCTGGGCGCGGCCGCGGAGGCGTTCGACTCCATCAGCGTGGCCGCGAAGGCGTTCATCCTCAAGGCCGCGCGCGCGGTGAACGGCAAGCGCGCGTTCGATGCGGCCACCCCCATGGCGGAGATGGCGGACGCGTGGCAGCGGGGGATGGACGTGCTCGAAAGGTACGCCCGCCATGTGAGCGTGAGCGCGCCATGA
- a CDS encoding VOC family protein has translation MKLEFHRGRLFDHVHLRVKDLDASVRFYRAVLASLGRELHEIAPGAFASDELFITAADGASSNIHLAFQTNGRDDVDRFYQAAIAAGGRDNGKPGERFYHPGYYGAFVLDPDGCNIEAVYHGPAERSVPSVVLTAEVPAPAKKP, from the coding sequence ATGAAATTGGAGTTCCACCGCGGCCGATTGTTCGATCACGTCCACCTGCGGGTCAAAGACCTCGACGCGAGCGTGCGCTTCTATCGCGCGGTGCTGGCCTCCCTCGGGCGCGAGCTGCACGAGATCGCGCCGGGGGCCTTTGCCTCCGACGAGCTGTTCATCACGGCGGCCGATGGGGCCTCGTCGAACATTCATTTGGCGTTTCAGACCAACGGCCGCGATGACGTGGACCGCTTCTACCAAGCGGCCATCGCGGCCGGCGGGCGTGACAATGGAAAGCCGGGCGAGCGTTTTTACCACCCGGGCTACTATGGCGCGTTCGTCCTCGATCCCGACGGCTGCAACATCGAAGCCGTCTACCACGGCCCCGCCGAGCGCTCCGTGCCCTCCGTGGTCTTAACGGCCGAGGTCCCTGCGCCCGCAAAAAAGCCGTAG
- a CDS encoding amino acid--[acyl-carrier-protein] ligase, which produces MSSASSGTYDTTEFYEGLVRHGLIVPVRVQGAFGRGAVFEDVLERFNALITQISRDDGAELYTFPPVIDRTIIERTDYLDSFPHLAGTVFSFMGKDREAKQLSDRVHAGEPWGDLQGITDVCLNPAACYPVYPVIRGTLPERGRLITMTNWVYRHEPSPEPTRMQSFRVREFVRAGHPDAVVAWRDQWLERGLGLLKELGLPARSDVASDPFFGRKGRMLAEGQRAQKLKFEVLVPVISEENPTAVCSFNYHHDHFGRVFEIHTPANEAAHTACLGFGLERCVMALFRHHGFVPADWPAAVRARLWP; this is translated from the coding sequence ATGAGCAGCGCGAGCAGCGGCACATACGACACGACGGAGTTTTACGAGGGCCTGGTCCGCCATGGCCTCATCGTACCGGTTCGCGTCCAGGGGGCGTTCGGGCGCGGCGCGGTCTTCGAGGACGTGCTGGAGCGCTTCAACGCGTTGATCACGCAGATTTCCAGAGACGATGGCGCGGAGCTGTACACGTTTCCGCCGGTCATCGATCGCACCATCATCGAGCGCACCGACTACCTCGACTCGTTCCCGCACCTGGCGGGCACGGTGTTCAGCTTCATGGGCAAGGACCGCGAGGCCAAACAGCTCTCGGACCGCGTTCACGCCGGGGAGCCTTGGGGCGATCTTCAAGGCATCACCGATGTTTGCCTCAACCCGGCCGCCTGCTACCCGGTGTATCCGGTCATCCGCGGAACGCTCCCGGAGCGCGGGCGCCTCATCACCATGACCAACTGGGTCTACCGGCACGAGCCCTCCCCCGAGCCGACGCGCATGCAGTCGTTTCGGGTCCGCGAGTTCGTCCGCGCGGGCCACCCCGACGCGGTGGTCGCCTGGCGCGACCAGTGGCTCGAGCGCGGGCTTGGTTTGCTGAAGGAGCTGGGCTTGCCCGCCCGCTCGGACGTGGCGTCCGATCCCTTCTTCGGGCGCAAAGGCCGGATGCTCGCCGAGGGGCAGAGGGCGCAAAAGCTCAAATTCGAAGTGCTGGTGCCGGTGATCTCGGAGGAGAACCCCACCGCCGTGTGCTCGTTCAATTACCACCACGACCACTTCGGGCGCGTGTTCGAGATCCACACGCCCGCGAACGAGGCCGCCCACACCGCGTGCCTCGGCTTTGGCCTCGAGCGCTGCGTGATGGCGCTCTTCCGGCACCATGGCTTCGTGCCCGCGGACTGGCCCGCGGCGGTGCGCGCGAGGCTCTGGCCATGA
- a CDS encoding acyl-CoA/acyl-ACP dehydrogenase has translation MTDPTPAARSELAAKTRTIAHEVAARHAADVDLQARFPTETFEAAKQAKLLSAAVPRELGGAGADLRELTTMCSELAQGCGASGMVLAMHHIQVACIARHGLASPFFRRYLEEVCERQLLIGSVTSEVGVWGDTRSSICALVRHGDRCRLEKDATTASYAEHADDLLVTCRRGPEAAASDQILVLLRKPALALTKTTTWDTLGMRGTCSPGFKVASDLPEEQVVPGSFADASAQTMVSYSHILWSGVWVGIAADAVARASAYVRAEARKKPGTVPPHASRLAEVSVMLQTMRNNTAAMAAEFDAITARPDGMEQLLTIGWALKMNNLKVSASEMAPAIVHQALQIVGINGYKNDSKYSVGRQYRDALSAALMISNDRVLSKNASMLLVYKDE, from the coding sequence GTGACCGACCCCACGCCCGCGGCGCGAAGCGAGCTCGCTGCCAAAACGAGAACCATTGCCCACGAGGTTGCCGCGCGGCACGCCGCCGATGTCGACCTCCAAGCTCGATTTCCAACTGAAACCTTCGAGGCCGCGAAGCAAGCCAAGCTCCTGTCCGCCGCCGTCCCGCGCGAGCTGGGCGGCGCCGGCGCCGATCTTCGCGAGCTCACGACGATGTGCAGCGAGCTCGCGCAGGGATGCGGGGCGAGCGGCATGGTGCTGGCGATGCACCATATTCAAGTCGCGTGCATCGCGCGGCATGGATTGGCGTCGCCGTTCTTCCGGCGGTACCTGGAGGAGGTCTGTGAGCGGCAGCTCCTGATCGGCTCGGTGACGTCGGAGGTTGGCGTCTGGGGCGATACGCGCTCCAGCATCTGCGCGCTCGTGCGCCATGGCGATCGCTGCCGCCTCGAGAAGGACGCGACCACCGCCTCGTATGCCGAGCACGCCGACGATCTCCTGGTCACGTGCCGGCGCGGACCGGAGGCGGCGGCGAGCGATCAGATCTTGGTGCTGCTCCGCAAGCCCGCCCTCGCCCTCACCAAGACCACCACTTGGGACACCCTCGGCATGCGCGGCACGTGCAGCCCCGGGTTCAAGGTCGCCTCCGACCTGCCCGAGGAGCAGGTGGTGCCGGGATCGTTCGCGGATGCGTCCGCGCAGACCATGGTCTCCTATTCGCACATCCTCTGGTCGGGCGTCTGGGTCGGGATCGCGGCCGATGCCGTGGCACGCGCCAGCGCCTATGTGCGCGCCGAAGCGCGGAAGAAGCCGGGCACCGTGCCGCCGCACGCGAGCCGCTTGGCGGAGGTGTCGGTCATGCTGCAAACGATGCGCAACAACACGGCGGCCATGGCCGCCGAGTTCGACGCCATCACCGCCAGGCCCGATGGAATGGAGCAGCTGCTCACCATCGGCTGGGCGCTCAAGATGAACAACTTGAAGGTGAGCGCCTCCGAGATGGCGCCGGCCATCGTCCACCAGGCGCTCCAGATCGTGGGCATCAACGGATACAAGAACGACTCCAAGTACTCCGTCGGTCGCCAATACCGCGACGCCCTCTCCGCGGCGCTCATGATCAGCAACGACCGCGTCCTCTCCAAGAACGCGTCGATGCTCCTGGTCTACAAGGACGAATGA
- a CDS encoding alpha/beta hydrolase, translating into MNHKLPTPLFFGPADRALFGWIHRPSASVPHAKLGLVVCNPFGYEAVCAHRSLRHFAVSAAAAGVPAMRFDYDGTGNSDGNDLDPNRVKAWLDSIHHAIETLRASTGVASVCLLGLRLGALLAAVAASERDDVSGLIAVAPVLSGKMYVRELRMLQSALALSTGPAPGSMSTAPARPDAPTAPASKAAPPLAGDEVHEAVGFALTAVTKTSLAAIDLLRQERRPPPSVLVLDRVDLPGADKWAERLAASGAKVDVRRLPGYVEMMLDPHRAEPPLKMIHTSTTWLKERAAAVSAPSRPLQDAPASAPSLATAATRATSATTATMADGSVIERAIYADDARTLFGIVTSAAPGTATSTGVGILLLNAGAVHHIGPNRLYTELARRWAALGHIVLRLDQSGIGDSRARPGEAENVVYSGRALEDVAAALAFLRRAEGVRECRAIGLCSGAYHAFKSAVAGQPVDGVIAINPLTFFWKDGETPDDTLHKTVESIARYSQALSDARKWRKLARGEVNIRAAVRTIARHTTARMVDRARHLSRQMGLPLPGDLGAELESVARRGVDMRFVLATGDPGLSLLRMQGGAVVRKLRSRGALSIAVIDGPDHTFTPLWSHAALGTVLTAALEAPARRPQR; encoded by the coding sequence GTGAATCATAAATTACCTACTCCATTGTTCTTCGGTCCCGCCGACCGCGCCCTCTTCGGCTGGATCCATCGACCTTCGGCCTCGGTGCCACACGCCAAGCTCGGGCTGGTCGTGTGCAACCCCTTTGGCTACGAGGCCGTCTGCGCCCACCGAAGCCTGCGCCACTTTGCGGTGTCGGCGGCGGCGGCGGGCGTGCCCGCCATGCGCTTCGACTACGACGGCACGGGAAACTCGGACGGGAACGATCTCGATCCGAATCGCGTGAAGGCGTGGCTCGACAGCATCCACCACGCCATCGAAACCTTGCGCGCGAGCACCGGGGTCGCCTCCGTGTGCCTCTTGGGCCTGCGCCTGGGAGCCCTTTTGGCCGCGGTGGCGGCGTCCGAGCGCGACGATGTGTCGGGGCTCATCGCCGTCGCCCCCGTTCTCTCGGGCAAGATGTATGTCCGCGAGCTGCGCATGCTTCAAAGCGCGCTCGCGTTGTCCACGGGCCCCGCGCCCGGATCGATGTCGACCGCGCCCGCCAGGCCGGACGCGCCAACCGCACCGGCATCGAAGGCGGCGCCGCCGTTGGCGGGCGACGAAGTGCACGAAGCGGTGGGCTTTGCGCTCACCGCGGTGACGAAGACGTCGCTGGCGGCGATCGATCTTCTGCGCCAGGAGCGGCGTCCGCCCCCGTCGGTGCTCGTCCTCGATCGCGTCGATCTTCCCGGCGCCGACAAATGGGCCGAGCGGCTCGCGGCCAGCGGCGCCAAGGTCGATGTGCGGCGCCTGCCCGGCTATGTCGAGATGATGCTCGATCCGCACCGCGCCGAGCCGCCGCTGAAGATGATCCACACGTCCACGACGTGGTTGAAGGAGCGCGCCGCCGCCGTCTCCGCACCATCCCGCCCCCTGCAGGATGCCCCCGCGAGCGCGCCGTCCCTTGCGACCGCCGCGACCCGCGCGACCAGCGCGACCACCGCGACCATGGCCGACGGGAGCGTCATCGAGCGCGCCATCTACGCCGACGATGCGCGCACGCTCTTCGGCATCGTGACCTCCGCCGCCCCCGGGACGGCCACCTCCACCGGGGTCGGCATCCTGCTGCTCAACGCCGGCGCCGTGCATCACATCGGCCCAAACCGCCTCTACACCGAGCTGGCGCGCCGGTGGGCCGCCCTCGGTCATATCGTGCTCCGCCTCGATCAATCGGGCATCGGCGACAGCCGCGCGCGGCCCGGTGAGGCGGAGAACGTGGTGTACAGCGGGCGCGCCCTCGAAGACGTCGCCGCCGCGCTCGCGTTCTTGCGCCGCGCGGAGGGCGTGCGCGAGTGCCGCGCCATCGGTCTGTGCTCGGGCGCCTACCATGCCTTCAAGTCGGCGGTGGCCGGGCAGCCCGTCGACGGCGTCATCGCCATCAACCCGCTCACGTTCTTCTGGAAGGACGGCGAGACCCCCGACGACACGCTCCACAAGACGGTCGAGAGCATCGCGCGCTACTCGCAAGCCCTGTCCGACGCGCGCAAGTGGCGCAAGCTCGCGCGCGGCGAGGTGAACATCCGCGCCGCCGTGCGCACCATCGCGCGCCACACCACCGCGCGCATGGTCGATCGCGCCCGGCACCTCTCGAGGCAGATGGGGCTGCCTTTGCCGGGCGATCTCGGGGCCGAGCTCGAGAGCGTGGCCCGGCGCGGTGTCGATATGAGGTTCGTGCTCGCCACGGGCGATCCCGGGCTGTCGCTCCTGCGGATGCAGGGCGGCGCGGTCGTCCGCAAGCTCCGCTCCCGCGGGGCCCTTTCGATCGCGGTCATCGATGGCCCCGATCACACCTTTACGCCTCTTTGGTCGCACGCGGCCCTCGGCACGGTCCTCACGGCCGCCCTCGAGGCCCCCGCGCGCCGCCCGCAACGCTGA
- a CDS encoding acyltransferase, whose product MTELEARRRMLALDGIRGIAVLLVLAHNFDVLGGPLSRVGTLLDRLMDGGWLGVQIFFVLSGFLITGILLDGRREAHYYRSFMVRRVLRIFPLYYAVLCATFVVVPLVTGHAVAGHEHQAWLWTYTSNWAEPFGREVPLFPHFWSLAIEEQFYLAWPFIVRVLSPRSLMRFCVGLAVAALLSRIALRAAGLGSAGPYMFTICRVDALALGAIAAILFRSPHVVAVLSARRGLFRGLTLGLILVTVLMSHGAPRTGLLMQTVGYSAFAVTFAALVLDAALSSHDEPDALGRVLRLAPLRSVGKYSYAMYVFHTPLHRLVGLPLLARITAGAIGPVLGLAYFTAATVATYVAAFLSFHFLEKHFLQMKRAFEPRTA is encoded by the coding sequence ATGACCGAGCTCGAAGCGCGCAGACGTATGCTGGCCCTCGACGGCATTCGCGGCATCGCGGTGCTGCTGGTGCTGGCCCACAATTTCGATGTCCTCGGCGGGCCGCTCTCCCGCGTCGGGACCTTGCTCGACCGGCTGATGGATGGCGGCTGGCTGGGCGTCCAGATCTTCTTCGTCCTGTCCGGGTTCCTCATCACCGGCATCCTGCTCGACGGCCGCCGCGAGGCGCACTACTACCGCTCCTTCATGGTGCGGCGGGTGCTCCGCATCTTCCCGCTCTACTACGCCGTCTTGTGCGCCACCTTCGTCGTCGTGCCCTTGGTGACGGGCCACGCGGTGGCCGGCCACGAGCACCAGGCGTGGCTCTGGACGTACACCTCGAACTGGGCGGAGCCGTTCGGCCGCGAGGTCCCGCTCTTTCCGCATTTTTGGTCGCTCGCCATCGAGGAGCAGTTCTACTTGGCGTGGCCGTTCATCGTGCGCGTGCTCTCCCCGCGATCGCTCATGCGCTTCTGCGTCGGCCTCGCGGTGGCGGCGCTGCTGAGCCGCATCGCCCTGCGCGCGGCCGGGTTGGGCTCGGCGGGCCCTTACATGTTCACCATCTGCCGGGTCGACGCGCTCGCCCTCGGGGCCATCGCGGCGATCCTCTTTCGCTCGCCGCACGTGGTCGCCGTTCTCTCCGCGCGCCGGGGCCTCTTTCGCGGGCTCACCTTGGGCCTGATCCTCGTCACCGTCTTGATGAGCCACGGCGCCCCGCGCACGGGCCTCCTGATGCAAACCGTCGGCTACAGCGCCTTCGCCGTGACCTTTGCCGCGCTGGTGCTCGACGCCGCGCTCTCGTCGCACGACGAGCCGGACGCGCTCGGCCGGGTCCTTCGGCTGGCGCCGCTCCGCTCCGTCGGCAAGTACAGCTACGCCATGTACGTCTTTCACACGCCGCTGCATCGGCTGGTGGGCCTGCCGCTGCTCGCGCGCATCACGGCCGGCGCCATCGGACCCGTGCTCGGCCTGGCCTACTTTACCGCGGCCACCGTGGCCACGTACGTGGCGGCGTTCCTCTCGTTTCACTTCTTGGAGAAGCACTTCCTGCAGATGAAACGAGCCTTCGAACCGCGCACGGCATAA
- a CDS encoding Ig-like domain-containing protein, whose product MRKWLMGFGLLLVFWLVIPRAEASSNDARAIVANANHLDNAGEEGGSPDDAGAPADAGAPAATAIELHMIPERSRYGERVQVRARVVSAAGAPAPTGNVRFVASEAGGNDMEILAPLDAAGYAGATFTPVSTKVNNLVAHYDGDPLHAPSMWGVPLYVDRAPSAMLLTSSANPAKVGALRVVATVAAASSAPRVPSGKVHFDQGGKEIAAAMLDENGQAVFDATSYGVGRYTFSARYDGDGNFFESVPRAPLEQRVERHTTTVTIEVSPKSPVYGVPVTFSATLRGRDGSIPRGAYLIVSDDIDGKHDWRRDQYIFLDAEGKGSLTTTSSRRPEGGVHAISVDFSGDAKYDSASASTTLVVSKAPTKTSLVGNDARLRIVVSSDLTGAELEGPVEIFEGSTRVGSASLGENHREVYIALQGLTWGPHQVFAVYGGNRHFHASQSEPVAIRIESPWRGDAGAGGYDAGRPPPPPPPWYPKYDAGSNPSNQRLSSGQSDCSMSGDAGLSGGSALLSAFAATMLFVRRRRR is encoded by the coding sequence ATGCGCAAATGGCTTATGGGGTTTGGACTTCTGCTCGTCTTTTGGCTGGTGATACCGCGCGCGGAGGCGTCGTCCAACGACGCGCGGGCGATCGTGGCGAATGCCAATCACCTCGATAACGCCGGCGAGGAGGGCGGCTCGCCCGACGATGCGGGCGCGCCGGCGGATGCGGGGGCGCCCGCGGCCACCGCCATCGAGCTCCATATGATCCCGGAGAGGTCGCGTTACGGAGAACGCGTGCAGGTTCGGGCGCGCGTCGTATCGGCGGCGGGTGCGCCCGCTCCCACCGGGAATGTTCGATTCGTCGCCAGTGAGGCGGGCGGCAACGACATGGAGATCCTCGCGCCCCTCGACGCCGCGGGCTATGCCGGCGCGACCTTCACGCCCGTCAGCACCAAGGTGAATAACCTCGTCGCCCACTACGATGGAGACCCGCTGCACGCGCCCTCGATGTGGGGGGTCCCCTTGTACGTCGACCGGGCACCGTCGGCGATGCTCCTCACGTCTTCGGCCAACCCGGCGAAGGTGGGGGCCTTGCGCGTCGTCGCCACGGTGGCGGCAGCATCGTCCGCGCCGCGGGTGCCGTCGGGCAAAGTTCACTTCGACCAGGGCGGCAAAGAGATCGCCGCGGCGATGCTGGACGAGAACGGTCAGGCGGTGTTCGACGCCACCAGCTATGGTGTGGGCCGCTACACCTTTTCGGCGCGGTATGACGGTGATGGGAACTTCTTCGAGAGCGTGCCGCGCGCGCCGCTGGAGCAGAGGGTCGAACGCCACACGACGACGGTGACCATCGAGGTATCGCCCAAATCACCCGTTTATGGGGTGCCCGTCACGTTTTCGGCCACCCTCCGCGGGCGCGATGGCAGCATTCCCCGAGGCGCGTACCTGATCGTCTCCGACGATATCGACGGGAAGCACGATTGGAGGCGCGATCAGTATATTTTTCTGGATGCCGAGGGCAAAGGCTCGCTGACGACGACCAGCTCCCGCAGGCCGGAGGGCGGCGTGCACGCCATCTCGGTCGATTTCAGTGGCGATGCGAAGTACGATTCGGCCTCCGCCTCGACGACGTTGGTCGTCTCCAAGGCGCCCACGAAGACGTCGCTCGTCGGGAACGACGCCCGGCTCCGGATCGTGGTCTCCTCGGACTTGACGGGCGCCGAGCTGGAAGGGCCGGTGGAGATCTTCGAAGGCTCCACGCGCGTAGGGTCGGCGTCGCTGGGCGAGAACCATCGTGAGGTATACATCGCGCTCCAAGGGCTCACCTGGGGGCCGCACCAGGTCTTCGCCGTGTACGGCGGGAATCGCCACTTTCATGCGAGCCAATCGGAGCCGGTTGCGATTCGGATCGAATCCCCGTGGCGAGGGGATGCTGGCGCCGGAGGCTACGACGCGGGCCGGCCACCGCCACCACCACCGCCGTGGTATCCCAAGTACGACGCGGGATCGAACCCGAGCAACCAACGACTATCCAGCGGCCAATCGGATTGCTCCATGTCCGGCGATGCGGGCCTCTCCGGCGGTAGCGCGCTGCTCTCCGCGTTCGCCGCCACCATGCTCTTCGTCCGCCGCCGCCGGCGCTGA
- the acpS gene encoding holo-ACP synthase: MSLRVGIDLVRVSRIAESLEHFGERFLHRIFTDAEVAYATAAPAHTPERLAARFAAKEAAMKALALADGGIGWRQIEVQRSPSGDCSLLLHGDALAHARASGVTEMAVSLSHEGDYATAIVIVHGPPKPP, encoded by the coding sequence ATGAGCCTGCGCGTCGGGATCGATCTGGTGCGGGTAAGCCGCATCGCCGAGTCGCTCGAGCACTTTGGCGAGCGCTTTTTGCACCGGATCTTTACCGACGCCGAGGTCGCCTATGCCACCGCGGCACCCGCGCACACACCCGAGCGCCTCGCCGCCCGCTTTGCCGCCAAAGAAGCGGCGATGAAGGCCCTCGCCCTCGCCGACGGCGGCATTGGCTGGCGCCAGATCGAAGTGCAACGCTCGCCCTCGGGCGACTGCTCCCTTTTGCTCCACGGAGACGCCCTCGCACACGCGCGGGCCTCCGGGGTGACCGAGATGGCCGTGAGTCTTAGCCACGAGGGAGACTACGCCACGGCCATTGTGATTGTGCACGGACCTCCCAAACCCCCATGA